A part of Synechococcus sp. KORDI-49 genomic DNA contains:
- the tmk gene encoding dTMP kinase produces MRGRFIVLDGLDGCGKSTQMQHLSQWLPASGLMPPGARLIGTREPGGTELGRAVRELLLQTSRERAPAPTAELLLYAADRAQHVETLIRPALERGDWVLSDRFSGSTMAYQGYGRGLDRRLIEQLEAIATTGLQPDLTLWLSLPLAQSIQRREGSRQDRIEAEGQAFLGRVADGFAAVARQRGWSAVAADGTVEQVSRSLEQLLQDRFG; encoded by the coding sequence ATGCGGGGGCGTTTCATCGTCCTCGACGGCCTGGATGGCTGCGGGAAATCAACGCAGATGCAACATCTGTCGCAGTGGTTGCCGGCCAGCGGGCTGATGCCACCCGGCGCCCGACTGATCGGCACCCGCGAGCCGGGTGGAACCGAGCTGGGCCGGGCGGTGCGGGAGCTGCTGCTGCAGACCTCCAGGGAGCGGGCTCCGGCTCCGACAGCGGAACTGCTGCTTTATGCGGCCGATCGTGCCCAGCATGTCGAGACTCTGATCCGACCTGCCCTCGAGCGGGGGGACTGGGTGCTCAGCGATCGCTTCAGCGGCTCGACCATGGCCTATCAGGGTTACGGCCGCGGCCTGGATCGCCGGTTGATCGAGCAACTAGAGGCGATCGCCACCACCGGCCTGCAGCCGGATCTCACGCTCTGGTTATCGCTTCCTCTGGCGCAGAGCATCCAACGACGGGAGGGATCCAGGCAGGACCGGATCGAAGCGGAAGGCCAGGCGTTTCTGGGCAGAGTCGCCGATGGATTCGCTGCGGTGGCCCGGCAGCGCGGCTGGAGTGCGGTGGCAGCCGACGGAACGGTGGAGCAGGTCAGCCGTTCCCTGGAACAGCTGTTGCAGGACCGGTTCGGGTGA
- a CDS encoding heavy metal translocating P-type ATPase, which translates to MKCGGCVRSVERTLLDQPGVQRADVNLVSRAAWLDLAESEGSVEAVLQALADRGFPARERSLNQPLETPGSDDSAGQSWWRQWRQLMVALLLLLLSVLGHLSEAGRLSLPVIGSLPFHAALATVSLIGPGRPILVGGVLAARSGAPSMDTLVGLGVGSAYLASIVALFWPQVGWPCFFNEPVMLLGFVLLGRFLEERARYRTGQALKQLAQLQPETARLLLDDGAIREVRVGALRPGERVQLLPGDRVPVDGVVMQGHSAVDVSSLTGEPLPLEAEPGTELASGSLNLEAPLAMEVQRVGSETALARIIQLVEQAQARRAPIQGLADRVAGRFCYFVIGLALSAFLFWWLIGADLWPQVLEASAPGMMAHPMHHAGLGSGAETPIGLALQLAIAVLVVACPCALGLATPTVITVATGLAARRGWLFRGGDVLETAAGLDQVVFDKTGTLTLGRPLVTAIRADDPERLLQLAASLEQTSRHPLAHALLQEAQRREIPLLPVSQVRNVTGEGLIGRLEACGTEVRVGKPEWLQGTGLSWGEAFTTWQAKTEGTLVAVAEADRLLGLVQIEDQLRSDVLTALQQLRKQGLQLAMFSGDREVAVRRLGQQLGFAESELGWQMRPEQKLARLEQLGRQRQVAMVGDGINDAPALAAADLGIAIGTGTQIAQDTADLVLLGDRLDNLPEALRLARRTLAKVRQNLTWAFGYNLIALPIAAGALLPSHGLLLSPPLAALLMALSSVTVVVNALALRP; encoded by the coding sequence ATGAAATGCGGTGGATGCGTGCGTTCGGTGGAGCGCACGCTTCTGGATCAGCCTGGAGTGCAGCGGGCGGATGTGAACCTTGTGAGCCGCGCCGCCTGGCTTGACCTGGCGGAGTCTGAGGGCAGTGTCGAGGCGGTGCTTCAGGCTCTGGCCGATCGGGGTTTCCCGGCGAGGGAACGCTCTCTCAACCAGCCTCTTGAAACGCCTGGTTCTGACGACTCTGCAGGTCAGAGCTGGTGGCGTCAGTGGCGGCAGCTGATGGTGGCTCTGCTGCTGCTGCTTCTCTCGGTGCTTGGCCACCTGAGTGAGGCCGGCCGACTCTCGCTGCCGGTGATCGGCAGCCTGCCGTTCCATGCCGCCCTGGCGACGGTTTCCCTGATCGGGCCGGGTCGCCCCATCCTGGTCGGTGGCGTGCTGGCGGCCCGTTCCGGAGCCCCAAGCATGGACACCCTTGTGGGTCTGGGGGTCGGCAGTGCCTATCTGGCCAGCATCGTGGCTCTGTTCTGGCCGCAGGTGGGCTGGCCCTGCTTCTTCAATGAGCCTGTGATGCTGCTGGGCTTCGTGCTGCTGGGTCGCTTCCTTGAGGAGCGTGCCCGCTACCGCACCGGTCAGGCGTTGAAGCAACTGGCGCAACTTCAGCCTGAAACGGCACGGCTGCTGCTGGACGATGGCGCCATCCGCGAGGTGCGTGTCGGGGCCTTGCGCCCCGGTGAACGGGTGCAGTTGCTGCCGGGGGACCGGGTGCCTGTCGATGGCGTTGTGATGCAGGGCCACTCGGCAGTGGACGTGTCCAGCCTCACCGGCGAACCGCTGCCGCTGGAGGCGGAACCGGGCACGGAGCTCGCCTCCGGCAGCCTGAATCTCGAGGCACCTCTGGCCATGGAGGTGCAGCGGGTGGGTTCGGAGACGGCTCTTGCCCGGATCATCCAGCTGGTGGAGCAGGCCCAGGCACGACGTGCCCCCATCCAGGGTCTGGCGGACAGGGTCGCCGGTCGTTTTTGTTACTTCGTCATCGGTCTCGCCCTGTCCGCCTTCCTGTTCTGGTGGCTGATCGGTGCCGACCTCTGGCCACAGGTGCTGGAGGCTTCCGCGCCGGGGATGATGGCGCATCCCATGCACCATGCCGGTCTCGGCAGCGGTGCCGAGACTCCGATCGGTCTGGCGCTGCAACTGGCGATCGCCGTGTTGGTGGTGGCCTGCCCCTGTGCTCTCGGACTGGCGACACCGACTGTGATCACGGTGGCCACGGGTCTGGCGGCCCGGCGGGGTTGGCTGTTCCGAGGCGGCGATGTGCTCGAGACGGCAGCTGGCCTGGACCAGGTGGTGTTCGACAAAACCGGCACCCTCACCCTTGGACGCCCCCTGGTGACGGCCATCCGGGCGGACGATCCCGAGCGGCTGCTTCAGCTGGCCGCGAGTCTCGAGCAGACCAGTCGTCATCCGTTGGCCCATGCGCTTCTGCAGGAGGCTCAGCGCCGGGAGATCCCCCTCCTGCCCGTGTCGCAGGTGCGCAATGTCACCGGCGAAGGCCTGATCGGCCGGCTTGAAGCCTGCGGTACGGAGGTGCGGGTCGGCAAACCCGAATGGCTGCAGGGAACGGGACTCTCCTGGGGTGAGGCGTTCACGACCTGGCAGGCCAAGACCGAGGGAACCCTCGTGGCCGTGGCCGAGGCCGACCGACTGCTCGGCCTGGTGCAGATCGAGGATCAGCTGCGTTCCGATGTGCTCACTGCGCTGCAGCAGCTCAGGAAGCAGGGCCTTCAGTTGGCGATGTTCAGCGGGGATCGGGAAGTCGCCGTCCGGCGTCTGGGCCAGCAACTCGGTTTTGCGGAGAGTGAGCTGGGTTGGCAGATGCGTCCGGAGCAGAAGCTGGCGCGACTGGAGCAGCTGGGGCGTCAGCGGCAGGTGGCGATGGTGGGAGATGGCATCAATGACGCGCCGGCCCTGGCGGCTGCGGATCTCGGCATCGCGATCGGCACCGGCACCCAGATCGCTCAGGACACGGCCGATCTGGTGCTGCTCGGAGATCGGCTCGACAATCTGCCGGAAGCACTGCGTCTGGCACGACGCACCCTGGCGAAGGTGCGTCAGAACCTGACCTGGGCCTTCGGATACAACCTGATCGCTCTGCCGATCGCGGCCGGGGCTCTGCTTCCCAGTCACGGCCTGCTGCTCTCCCCTCCGCTGGCGGCGTTGCTGATGGCCCTGAGTTCCGTCACGGTTGTGGTCAACGCTCTGGCGCTGCGTCCGTGA
- a CDS encoding photosystem I assembly protein Ycf3, whose product MDAIRWCTVPRSNRNDNFIDKSFTVMADLIVKLLPINPRSKEAYVYYRDGLSAQNDGDYAEALENYEESLKLEENPTDRGETLKNMAIIYMSNGEEERAIDTYRQALSENPKQPSCLKNMGLIYEKRGRIAEEDGRRDEADRWFDEAADVWTQAVRLNPGGYLDIENWLKSTGRSNVDVYF is encoded by the coding sequence ATGGACGCCATCCGCTGGTGCACCGTGCCCCGCAGCAACCGCAACGACAACTTCATCGACAAGAGCTTCACGGTGATGGCGGACCTGATCGTCAAGCTGCTGCCGATCAACCCCAGGTCCAAGGAGGCTTACGTCTACTACCGGGACGGACTGTCGGCTCAGAACGATGGTGATTACGCCGAGGCTCTCGAGAACTACGAGGAGAGCCTGAAGCTGGAGGAGAACCCCACCGACCGGGGAGAGACCCTCAAGAACATGGCGATCATCTACATGTCCAACGGTGAGGAGGAACGGGCGATCGACACGTACCGCCAGGCCCTCAGTGAGAACCCGAAGCAGCCGTCCTGCCTGAAGAACATGGGCCTGATCTACGAGAAGCGCGGCCGCATCGCCGAGGAGGACGGCCGCAGAGACGAGGCCGACCGCTGGTTTGATGAAGCGGCTGATGTCTGGACCCAGGCGGTGCGCCTGAATCCCGGTGGCTACCTGGACATCGAGAACTGGCTGAAATCCACCGGCCGCAGCAATGTGGATGTCTATTTCTGA
- the radA gene encoding DNA repair protein RadA: MPRSSSIYVCQACGAKARQFFGRCPECGSWNTLVEQNQPSGDGRRRRQGPDPKQAPAARRSTAMASLDDQPLQRLATGSLEFDRVLGGGLVPGSLVLVGGDPGIGKSTLLLQSASAMAAHSSVLYVSAEESAQQVKLRWQRLAGGASDLQLLAETDLDLVLQELEALQPKVAIIDSIQALHDADLSSAPGSVGQVRECAAALQRLAKRQTTALLLVGHVTKEGMLAGPKVLEHLVDAVLTFEGDRFASHRLLRAVKNRFGATHELGLFEMQAQGLAEVGNPSELFLSDARASGVATIVACEGTRSLVVDLQALVNVTSYASPRRTATGIGTNRLHQILAVLEKHMGLPLSRFDCYLAVAGGLDVEEPAADLGVAAAVVASFRDLTLPAGTVLIGELGLGGQLRPVGQLELRLQEAARLGFRRAVVPKGSGLGGLAAGLDLALLEAEGVTEALVLALGDAVQSDEAPPQK; this comes from the coding sequence ATCCAGCTCGATCTACGTCTGTCAGGCCTGTGGCGCCAAGGCGCGTCAGTTCTTCGGGCGCTGCCCGGAGTGCGGCAGCTGGAACACCCTGGTGGAGCAGAACCAGCCCAGCGGCGATGGCCGCCGCCGCCGTCAGGGTCCCGATCCGAAGCAGGCACCGGCAGCGCGGCGCTCAACCGCCATGGCCAGTCTCGACGACCAGCCTCTGCAACGGCTCGCCACGGGATCTCTCGAATTCGACCGGGTGCTCGGAGGCGGCCTTGTGCCCGGCTCTCTCGTGCTCGTGGGTGGAGATCCCGGCATCGGCAAGAGCACCCTGCTGCTTCAGAGCGCGTCGGCGATGGCCGCCCACAGCTCCGTTCTCTACGTGAGTGCCGAGGAGTCAGCTCAGCAGGTGAAGCTGCGCTGGCAGCGACTGGCCGGTGGTGCCTCCGATCTGCAGCTGCTGGCGGAGACCGATCTGGATCTGGTTCTTCAGGAGCTGGAGGCACTGCAGCCGAAGGTGGCGATCATCGACAGCATCCAGGCTCTGCATGACGCCGATCTCAGCAGTGCTCCGGGCTCGGTGGGTCAGGTGCGTGAGTGCGCCGCGGCACTGCAGCGGCTTGCCAAACGCCAGACCACGGCGCTTCTGCTGGTGGGTCATGTGACCAAGGAGGGGATGCTGGCGGGCCCGAAGGTGCTGGAGCATCTGGTGGATGCCGTGCTCACCTTCGAGGGGGATCGCTTCGCCAGTCATCGGCTGCTGCGTGCGGTGAAGAACCGCTTCGGGGCCACCCATGAACTGGGACTGTTCGAGATGCAGGCTCAGGGACTGGCGGAGGTGGGCAACCCCAGCGAGTTGTTTCTGAGTGATGCCCGCGCGTCAGGCGTGGCGACGATCGTGGCCTGCGAAGGCACCCGCTCTCTGGTGGTCGATCTGCAGGCCCTGGTGAACGTCACCAGCTATGCCAGTCCGCGTCGCACCGCCACAGGCATCGGAACCAACCGCCTCCACCAGATCCTGGCTGTGCTTGAGAAGCACATGGGCCTGCCGCTGTCGCGCTTCGACTGCTATCTGGCCGTGGCGGGCGGCTTGGATGTGGAGGAGCCGGCGGCGGATCTCGGTGTGGCCGCGGCCGTTGTGGCCAGTTTCCGGGATCTGACCCTGCCGGCCGGCACGGTGCTGATCGGGGAACTCGGCCTCGGGGGCCAGCTCAGGCCTGTCGGTCAGCTGGAGCTGCGCCTCCAGGAGGCGGCTCGTCTCGGTTTCCGGCGCGCGGTGGTGCCGAAGGGCAGCGGCCTTGGCGGCCTCGCGGCGGGTCTTGATCTGGCTCTGCTCGAGGCCGAGGGCGTCACCGAAGCGCTGGTGCTGGCTCTGGGTGACGCCGTGCAATCGGATGAGGCGCCGCCTCAGAAATAG